One Leucoraja erinacea ecotype New England chromosome 18, Leri_hhj_1, whole genome shotgun sequence genomic window, ttctattctattctatatccatgttgctgtccaaatgtcttttaaatgttgttattgtacttgaaccaactacctcttctggcagcgagttccacacacccacttctcaggtcacccctcaggttactattaaatcttttatctCTCGTCTTACTGTCTTGTTCTTGAATCCTACACACTGAGAataggagtgtgtgtgtgcattcaccctgtctattcccctcatgagtttgtaCACCACTCTAGGATCGCCCCACAGCCCCCTGCGCCCCAAGGGATAAAGTCCAAGTCTGGTCAATTTCTCCCTATGGGGTCAggtcctcgagtcttggcaacttcTTTGTAGATTTTCTCTGCTTTCTTCCCACCTTAATGGCATCTtacagcagagtgaccaaaactgaacgcaatactccaaatgcggcctcaccaacattttatcTATTTTTGTTGTAATATCTAGACCTATTTTGAACTCTCAGCCGAGGACAGAGCCTGGCAGAGGTAAGACTGGGGAAGGAATTTCTTCAACCAGTTTGACATTCAGCTGCCTGTTGGTGCTCACTAATCTTCACAAAGGCTTACATTGCCTTATAGAACGATGCAAAATATAAATCAACGTTTGCAGAAGGAACACAGCCTCTTGGGCTCTCTCATCAAGTCACCGTTTAACAGGACATCTCCAACAAAACATCCAAGGTGAGATGTTTGTGAATAAAGACTAttccatgattataatcgagccgtccagtgtacagatacgtacatgataaaggcaataacgtttagtgaaagataaagcccagtaaagtacgATTAAAGTCCGAGGGTCTCTTGTGAGGtccatagtagctcaggaccactctctatttattgataagatggttcaattgcccgataacagctaggacgaaactgtccctgaatttggaggtgtgcgttttcacacttctgtacctcttgcctgatgggagaggggagaagagggagtggccatggtgagactcatccttgattatgctgctggccttgccgaggcagcatgaagtgtagatggagtcaatgggagggaggttggtttgtgtgatggtctgggctgcgtccacaattctctgcgatttcttgcggtcttggtcagagctgctcccaaaccgtgctgtgatgcatctggataaaatgctttctacggcgaaGTTCCAAGATAAGAGGGTAGTCACGTAGAGCTAAGGTGCATGTGAACGTCTtgtgaatctctgggattctctaTCCTGGAGGATTGTGGACGCTGGATCACTGGAGGGATttaaagatttgtttttaaattaatgaACTGAGGGTCATGGCGAACATGCAGGAAAGGAGAGTGAggaatgatcatgttgaatggcagattGAGAAAACcaaactgcttgaggaactctgtgtgtcaggcaccatctgtggagggatgggCAGACAgcatttggggtcgggacccttcgtcaggcaGAAGGTTCGCATCCTAAAGTATCACCTGCACGGCAtggcaggctcgaggggctgaatggtctactactGCTCCTATATCCTGATCATCTAGCCTCTAGCATTTGAGATTGTTCCTATTATTGCGCTGACCACAACAAATTGTCACCTGATCCATTTGCTTTCTTGAATGGTTAAGAATCCCGATCGATAGTAATGATCTCAAAAGGtcagtaagtgctggagtaactcagtaggtcagacagcatctctggagaaaacaaataggtaaggttttgggtcgagacccttctccagtttgaagaagggtctcgacccaaagcgtcacctagctatgttccccagagatgctgcttgacctgcagggttactccagcaatttctgtccttttgtgtaataatcagtatctgcagttcctcgtctctTCATAATAATTGTCTCAAATTAGTCGGAAGCTAGCCCAGTTtgatttagattagagatacagtgtggaaacaggccctatggcccaccgagtcttctCCAAAGAGCGACCCccctacaccagcactatcctgcacactggggacaattaacaatctttacaaaagacaattaacctacaaagctgtatgtgtttggagtgtgggaagaatctggagcacccagggaaaacccacgtggtcacggggagaacatacagacagcactcgtagtcaggatggaacccgtgtccctggcgctgtaaggcagtgactctaccgctgtgccaccaggtTGCTCAGGTGTTGGTGCTTATGCTCCTTACCAGTCTCAGCCCTCCCTCCTTATCTCACCCAGCCCTTAAAAACAGTAAAGTGCCTATTAATGAGTCTGGCCCCATTATTTGAAGTGTTGTAGCTTGTGAACTTTAGTCTCCTCAGGCAGGAGACGTCCACAGAcacacagtctgaagatggacacaaaatgcaggagtgactcagcgggacaggcagcatctctggagagaaggagcgggtggcgttcaggtcgagacccttctttaaaccagcgtccgcagttccttcctatacacagtCTGAGGAAATGTGATGTCTTTATGGTTTTCTTTCAGAGGCGTTGGCACCGGCGAGCCTCCGGACGCCTGCAGGATCCACGGATCAACAGAGGTCAACAAAGCATCGGGAAATTTCCACATTCTAGCCGGAAAGTGAATATGATTGTGTTCTGTGGCTATAAGGTTTGGGGTGATAATTTGAACATGTATTCTGGTGCAAATCAGCCTCACAACCATCTTGAGCAAACTCGTCATggatcatagagctgtacagcatgaaaacagacccttcggcccatcttgttcaTGCCAACTAAGTTCTTAAAAGTCCTTAAAATaccttcaccttaaccctatgttctctagttttagagttctctaccctgggaaaaagtgctgagcattcactttatccaagccCCTGATGATGTTGTACATTACtcgggtcacccctcagcctccggcGCTCCAAAGGAAAAAGTCCCTGCCTATGCCCAgctaacatcctggtaaatcccttctgcaccctttcaaacCTAATGTCACCCTTCCTGAAGTTGGGTGACCAGAACAGagcagagcagcacggtggcacagcggtagagttgctgccttattgcccctgtcccacttaggaaacctgaacgcaaacctctggagactttgcgccccacccaaggtttccgtgcggttaccggaggttgcaggtggttgccggaggttgcaggtagtgggagcaggtagggagactgaccaaaaaccaccgggaacctctgggaactgcacggaaaccttgagtggggcacaaagtctccagaggtttccgttctgctttcctaagtgggacaggggttacacacccagagacccgtgttcgatcctgactacgagtgcttgtctgtatggagtttgtacattgtctgtatggagtttatacgttctccctgtgaccgcgtgggttttctccaggtgctctagtttccccccacattccaaggacgtgcaggtttgtaggttaactgacttttAAAAGTAGTTTCTGGTGCACAGGATAGAACGAGTACATGGGTACTGCAGGtcggtgagcagaagggcctgtttccacactgtatgtctaaactaaagccAAACCTCTCAGGTCATCTGCATTTGGTTAAACGTCCAGCATGTGTAATACTTTGTACCTTCACAAACCCTACACCAGTCCCACGCTGTATTCTCTTCCatcccccccagattctaccactcaccaacaaagaagggacaatttacagaggtcaattgacCTACCTACCCCACATGTttttttgggatgcgggaggaaactggaacatgtGATGGACCGAGCAGTGTCTACCATTCCCTGTGGCCTCCTTCAATCCTGGGGACGGGGGCAATTGGGGCCAGGTTAGATGGGATAtctcggtcagcatggacgtgttgggccgaaggggctgtttccgtgctctatgacgcTACGACTGAAACTTAGCTGATCTTCACACTCGCTCTAGCTCCTGACGTCTCCACCCTGGTTATTTTTCAGATCGCAGCAACTCCCAATGGGTCACGCACATGTGCTGGCAGTGAAGAGCCTTGAAGGTATTTTTGCGCAAGATGTCATTTTTTGACCCAGCTCTTGACGCCAGTGAAGCTGACTGGTCCCAGGATAATTACAAGCAGACggacataaaaagctggggtagctcagtgggtcagactgcatccctggagaaaaggaataagtgatgtttagaGTCGAGACCCTAATTACAATTGCATTGTTAGAGGCTGCACCCATTAGAGAGaggtggaaagtttaaaggagctgtgcggggcaagttcatttttgcacagagagtggtgggcgccTGCaatgtgctgccaagggtggtggctGCAGATGTGATACTGTTAGACTGGCACATGCACACGCAAGGTCTGGAGgcatatggatcaggtgcaggcagagattatttTAACCcgatatcatgttcggcacagacgttgcgggctgaagggcctgtttctatgttgtactgTTCAGGCACTGAGGAAAGATCCCAAACCCAGAACGTCGTCCGtctatttccctccgcagatgctgcctgacctgctgagttatcccagaGGTTCAGGAACAAACGACTggagatgttagtttacaaaaaaaggacacaaagaaagcgctggagtaactcagcgggtcaggcagcacctctggagaacatggaaaggtgacccaTTGCGTCGAGCTTTTCTCAGACCCCAAGAGGTGGAGGAATGTTGGAGAAAGGAGAAGGTGTCGTCGCTGGGCTTGGATGATGTGCCAATGGAAGAACGtccttggcgtgtgggaggaaactggagcacccggagaaaacccacaaactcactgggagaatgtacgaactcagcgcagacagcacccatagtcaggattgaacccagggctctggtgctgtgaggctgcaactctaccgcagtgccaccgtgccgccccttgaaTAGCCTCAGACGGTCTCATCACTATCCTGTGAATCGATAAAACACACAACTCTTCCCTTCCTTTGCAGTGTACAATTTTTCCCATCGGATCAACCATTTCTCCTTCGGAATGCCAAGCCCAGGATTAATACAACCACTAGATGGCAGTGAGAAGATAACAGAGTCAAGTGAGTTAACAAGTGTACAAGGAATTTCCTGCTCTCTTCCTCTGAAAGGATTGTCCAATTCATGTTCGTTTCCCGACTCAGGAAACTGTGCTGCTGGAAGTatcttgtttattttagtttagagatataccgcggaaacaggcccttcagcccaccgagtccacaccgcagTAACACcaccatacacacactagggaagattttttaaaaaacatttacaccgagccaattaacattCAAACACTACATatatttgtagtgtgggaggaaaccgcagatctcagagaaaacccacgcaagtcacggggagaacatacaaactccgtacagacagcacccatagttaggatcgaacctgagtctcggagcgctgtaaggcagcaactctactgctgcaccaccctagTAACAGGTCTATATTGATCAACTATATTGATGTTCCCTTCTAGCATCCCTGAGGAGTCGTGCAAGTTGATTCCTTGCTTGTATAGAATTTGGCACGCTTTACATTCAATTGCAGATACTACCCTTTGCTGTTCACCTTTGTTCTCTCTGGATTCTCTTTTCTTGTTATGTGTGTTTTTGTTCTATTTTTAAGTGATTATTACAAGCCctatatagtcccccccccccccccccccccccagaatttgGGACAGTGTGGAATTTTATGTTGATACAgaacagaacatacagcacaggaacagccctatggcccacaatatctgtgtccaAACACGATGCTAAGGTGAaggaatctcctctgcctgcataagaTCCATATCTCTCCCTACCCTGTGCATCCATGTGGCTCTGTGAAAGAACAAACACTTCATATCCTTCAGATTTACGGCCTTTATAAAGACTGATACTGCCACATATTCAGCAGCGTGATTAAAAATTTAAAGCTGATACCAGTGAGTTATAACGACAAGTTAGTCCAATTCAGTTTTATCAGCCACCATCGGGGATGGTTTCTattttcacgttcacaagttataggagtggaattaggccattcggcccatcgagcctactccgctattcatagaaaataggtggagtagtccattcagcccatcgagtctactattcaatcatggctgatctctgcctcctaatcccatttttctacctttccataacccttgacactggttctaatcaaaaatttgtctctctcttccttaaaaatatccactgacttggcctccacagccatctgtgattGCAGACAACCCTCTGACAGAaggagttcctcctcacctcctttctaaaagaacgccctttaattctgaggctatgacctctggtcctattctctcaccggtggaaacatcctttccacatccactctatctatgcctttcactattctgtaacttTCAaccaagtcccccctcaaccttctaaactccagcgagtagaggcccagtgccatcaaacgctcatcacacgctaacccactcattcctggaatcattctttgaCATATAGGAAATATTGTTTCCTATATTTCTGAAGTTTGTTGGGAATGAGAATTCAACATTCCAATGAGCAACATGGCTTTTGATGCAAGTCTgatacatacagtagctgtataggaaggtgctggtttatatcgaagatagacccaTTAACACCCATCCTACCCGTTTTTTATGCTCCACACATTCATACcaactttaatttattttgtttggtttcgagatacagcacggaaacaggtccttcggcccaccaagtccacaccgaaccagtgatcaccgcacattaacagcatcctacaccagagacaatttttttaaagaatttataccaagccaattaacctacaaacctgtacgcctttggactgtgggaggaaaccaaagttctcagagaaaacccacgcatgtcacagggagaacgtacaaatactgTACTGACTGTagccaggattaaacctgggtctctggtgctgtaagtgctgtaaggcagcaactctaccactgctccaccgtgccaccctaaactaTTTGATTCTATGTAATGTGTGAGTTAGAGAGAATGCAAATGTATATGTTTACATATGTGCGCATGATAGAGGGGAagatagtgtaaagggcctgtcccacttgggtgacctaatccgagAGTTCTGGCGACCTTCGACTCGTACttacagcatggtcgtcacaaagtcataggaggtcttcataactttCTTTCAgcttgagagtggtctccgcgtactcgaagcctcagctaggtcgcggcgttattttcaacatgttaaaaaatgcccacgagtgaaaaaaggttgccatggaaaaaatcgatacttttttt contains:
- the LOC129705644 gene encoding endoplasmic reticulum-Golgi intermediate compartment protein 2-like — protein: MAILTIGEYCYYRDTWIKYSYQVDTDISSKLQVNIDITVAMECDYIGADITDRMDMAVSESEDFHYEPTYFELSAEDRAWQRTMQNINQRLQKEHSLLGSLIKSPFNRTSPTKHPRGVGTGEPPDACRIHGSTEVNKASGNFHILAGKSQQLPMGHAHVLAVKSLEGIFAQDVIF